A window of Mucilaginibacter sp. PAMC 26640 contains these coding sequences:
- a CDS encoding 2-methylisocitrate lyase, whose amino-acid sequence MTTQPQIPEPKKFGFANIILIIGLSALLSGEAYFGYKLYSLSNEQEQIKEDYSMSNNVTFGLFSVDQWRDRIAAVVNHQVHDYSMTAAQKKALRRQVEQQLHAMVSKTVAEINKPQKSFGGKLKKIAFNAIVNPEDIQAQVPSFAKTIIDKVNSPASQRRLKGIASGKLEQLERQTYDSTSVANYEVTKYLYKKYHVGDPISFNNTITNQLTEIRKVTYNYAYAMLGCVAFALGLWLLMRKQVHLHTVLFVMSLLFAGVLLTVGITASIIEVDARISSLNFVLLGEKVEFVNQVLFFQSKSILGIVQVLIKQPKPDAVVIGVLIMLFIIILPVVRLLARGIHIMSNKKIAENRVVRYLAFESGKWDMADVMVVGILMTYIGLNGILKSQLSNLNIHNSFLTTTTANNTSLQPGYIIFLGYVVFALILSYILKRITPHGAK is encoded by the coding sequence TTGACAACTCAACCACAAATTCCGGAGCCTAAAAAATTTGGCTTCGCAAATATTATACTCATCATCGGTTTAAGCGCTTTGCTTTCCGGTGAGGCCTATTTTGGCTATAAGTTGTATTCGCTATCCAACGAGCAGGAACAGATTAAAGAAGACTATAGCATGTCTAATAATGTTACCTTCGGACTTTTTTCGGTAGACCAATGGCGCGACCGTATAGCCGCGGTAGTGAATCACCAGGTACACGATTATAGCATGACGGCCGCTCAAAAAAAAGCCCTTAGAAGGCAGGTAGAACAACAGTTACACGCAATGGTGAGCAAGACAGTTGCTGAGATCAATAAACCGCAAAAATCTTTTGGCGGCAAGCTGAAGAAAATCGCTTTCAACGCCATTGTTAATCCGGAAGATATCCAGGCACAGGTACCCTCTTTCGCTAAAACTATCATCGATAAAGTTAATAGCCCGGCAAGCCAGAGAAGGCTTAAAGGTATTGCTTCCGGAAAGCTGGAACAACTCGAAAGACAAACCTACGACAGTACCAGTGTCGCTAACTATGAAGTGACTAAATACTTATACAAAAAGTATCATGTAGGAGACCCCATTTCTTTCAATAATACCATTACCAATCAATTAACAGAAATTCGGAAGGTAACTTACAATTACGCGTATGCTATGCTGGGTTGCGTTGCATTTGCACTTGGCCTGTGGTTGCTAATGAGGAAACAAGTTCACTTGCATACCGTATTGTTCGTAATGTCTTTGTTATTTGCAGGGGTGCTTTTAACTGTAGGGATAACCGCCTCGATAATTGAAGTTGATGCGCGAATTTCATCGCTCAATTTTGTGTTACTGGGGGAGAAGGTAGAATTTGTAAACCAGGTATTATTTTTTCAGAGTAAAAGTATTTTGGGCATCGTACAGGTTTTGATAAAACAGCCCAAGCCGGATGCTGTGGTAATTGGCGTACTTATTATGCTTTTCATAATTATTTTACCGGTTGTCCGCTTACTTGCCAGAGGTATCCATATCATGAGCAATAAAAAAATTGCCGAAAATAGGGTAGTGCGATACTTGGCATTTGAATCGGGCAAATGGGATATGGCCGATGTAATGGTGGTAGGCATACTAATGACTTACATTGGTCTGAACGGCATTTTGAAAAGTCAGTTATCAAACCTAAACATTCACAACAGTTTCCTGACTACCACAACTGCAAATAATACCTCCTTGCAACCAGGGTATATCATATTTCTGGGTTACGTAGTTTTTGCACTAATCTTGTCATATATATTGAAAAGGATAACACCACATGGGGCAAAATAG
- a CDS encoding aminotransferase has product MMIPVISKLPQTGTTIFTTMSALANDVGAINLSQGFPDYDTAPELVELVHKAMIEGHNQYAPMAGLPALREQVAIKTERLYGAVYNPDTEITITAGGTQAVFTAISAVIHPNDEVIIFEPAYDCYAPAIKLMGGVVKSLELEPPDYRIAWDMVKRLINGKTKMIILNSPHNPTGTILRKEDIDELSYLVKNQDILILSDEVYEHLIYDGETHHSMARYPELQQRSFIVASFGKTFHATGWKMGYCLAPAYLMTEFRKIHQFVVFSVNSPVQYAIAEFLKDENTYLSLPGFFQQKRDYFREGLKNTRFKLLPCAGSYFQSVTYDTITDEKDSDFAIRLTKEFGVAAIPVSAFYRKGTDNHVLRFCFAKRQETIDKAVDRLLKV; this is encoded by the coding sequence CTGATGATACCAGTTATTTCCAAACTACCACAAACCGGTACTACCATATTTACCACGATGTCTGCGCTTGCTAATGATGTTGGCGCTATTAATCTTTCGCAAGGATTTCCTGATTACGATACCGCTCCCGAATTGGTGGAACTGGTTCACAAGGCCATGATTGAGGGGCACAACCAATATGCACCAATGGCCGGCCTACCGGCTCTTCGTGAACAGGTAGCTATTAAAACCGAAAGGTTGTACGGTGCTGTATACAACCCTGATACGGAGATCACCATTACTGCTGGTGGCACTCAGGCAGTGTTCACTGCCATTAGCGCAGTTATTCATCCAAATGATGAAGTCATCATCTTTGAACCTGCTTATGACTGCTACGCTCCTGCCATCAAACTAATGGGTGGAGTAGTAAAGTCGCTGGAGTTGGAACCGCCGGATTACCGCATTGCCTGGGACATGGTGAAGAGACTCATTAATGGTAAAACCAAAATGATTATCCTCAACTCCCCGCATAATCCAACGGGTACAATTTTGCGGAAAGAAGATATTGACGAGTTGAGCTACTTGGTAAAGAACCAGGATATATTAATACTGAGCGATGAAGTTTATGAACATTTGATATACGACGGCGAAACCCATCATAGTATGGCCCGCTACCCTGAATTGCAGCAACGCAGTTTCATCGTTGCATCGTTTGGGAAAACCTTCCACGCCACCGGGTGGAAAATGGGTTACTGCCTTGCACCCGCTTACCTGATGACGGAGTTCCGAAAAATTCACCAGTTTGTGGTGTTCAGCGTCAACTCACCTGTACAATATGCAATTGCAGAATTCCTGAAGGATGAAAACACTTATTTGAGTTTACCGGGGTTTTTTCAGCAGAAACGTGACTATTTTAGAGAAGGGTTGAAAAATACCCGGTTTAAGCTATTGCCTTGCGCCGGATCATATTTTCAATCAGTTACTTATGATACGATCACCGACGAAAAGGACAGTGACTTTGCGATAAGGCTAACCAAAGAATTTGGCGTGGCTGCAATCCCCGTTTCCGCCTTTTACCGGAAAGGTACAGACAACCACGTATTACGATTTTGTTTCGCCAAAAGGCAAGAAACCATTGATAAAGCCGTTGATAGATTACTCAAAGTATAA
- a CDS encoding cysteine desulfurase: MNIYLDNAATTPLDPQVLEAMNPYLLTYFGNPSSKHGPGRAAKIALEGCRKKIADLLNARPEEIIFTSGGTEATNIAIASAVTCDRINHVITTAFEHPAVLQTLKSLSNQYHTRVSVIKYDEKGNLDLKHLEYLLINNTNSLVSVMQANNEIGNLNDIEAIGNLCEKYRALFHTDTVQTIGHYRHNLNSLKAHYLTASAHKFHGPKGVGFLYCRTGQRLNRLIHGGGQEGGLRAGTENIPGIVGMTRALEIACNELAHDSIYIGNLKSHLIHSLISSIPDLSFNGNCADANSLYTVLSVCFPSAGADLMTYLDAEGISVSGGSACSGGAPSHVLKALGTDLSRTTIRFSFSKFNTIAELDLVVAKLAAVYQLVAA, encoded by the coding sequence ATGAATATTTATCTCGACAATGCCGCCACTACCCCGCTAGACCCACAAGTTTTAGAAGCGATGAATCCATATCTTTTAACCTATTTCGGTAACCCGTCATCCAAACACGGGCCTGGAAGAGCAGCTAAAATTGCGTTGGAGGGTTGCCGAAAGAAAATCGCCGACTTACTAAATGCCCGGCCTGAAGAGATCATATTTACATCCGGCGGAACCGAAGCTACAAATATAGCCATAGCTTCTGCCGTAACCTGCGATCGTATCAACCACGTGATCACTACAGCCTTTGAACATCCCGCTGTTTTGCAAACGCTGAAATCGTTAAGTAATCAATACCATACCAGGGTGAGTGTCATCAAATACGATGAGAAAGGCAATCTTGACCTGAAGCATCTCGAATACCTTTTGATTAATAATACAAACAGCCTGGTGAGCGTAATGCAAGCCAATAATGAGATCGGCAACCTTAATGATATTGAGGCAATTGGGAATCTATGCGAAAAATACAGAGCTTTGTTTCATACCGATACCGTGCAAACCATTGGGCACTACCGCCACAATCTTAACAGTCTTAAAGCGCATTATCTTACAGCTTCCGCACACAAATTTCACGGTCCAAAGGGTGTAGGTTTTTTATATTGTCGCACCGGGCAACGTTTAAACCGCCTAATTCATGGTGGAGGACAAGAAGGTGGTTTACGGGCCGGTACAGAAAACATCCCAGGAATAGTTGGAATGACCCGAGCATTGGAGATTGCCTGCAACGAGTTAGCGCATGACAGTATTTATATCGGCAATTTAAAAAGTCACCTTATCCATTCCCTGATTTCGTCAATTCCGGATTTATCCTTTAATGGTAATTGCGCGGATGCTAACAGCCTTTACACCGTGCTCAGCGTTTGCTTTCCGTCGGCAGGCGCGGACTTGATGACTTACCTTGATGCAGAAGGTATTTCGGTATCTGGAGGCAGTGCTTGTTCAGGGGGGGCGCCCTCTCATGTGCTGAAAGCGCTGGGTACAGATCTGTCAAGAACCACCATCCGGTTTTCCTTCAGCAAGTTTAACACCATTGCAGAGCTGGATTTGGTAGTTGCGAAATTGGCTGCGGTATACCAACTAGTTGCAGCTTAA
- a CDS encoding paraquat-inducible protein A, with translation MTEEHYNEPVKGFNVSKLLLILGLAVLLCGEGYFGYRLHNLSAQQEEIKEDYANINNITLGLFSVDQWQDKVAGIINHQVRHFSMTAKQKKDLQVEVQQIILALINKAEALLDKKPKTLGGKLKRFAVKTFVNTDKIKAQVPGFARTIIAKIDNPANKKQLSNLAMTKFTQVQHSDYLDSAAKANHAMIAKAYQKYNVASPDEFNNKLTNSLESIRTTTYAYSFAMLGCVVVVLLLWWLMRKRVELHAALFIMSLLFAFILLAVGLTASMIEVDARVQSLDFVLLGEPVVFKNQVLFFQSKSILDVVEVLVKQPAVDSILVGILILAFSILFPIMKLSSTGIHLLSKRKLAENRIIKYFAFQSGKWSIADVIVIAILMVYIGLNGLLESQLANLNIKSDNLTIITTNNTALQPGYIIFISFVLYGLILSTILKFITPHDSH, from the coding sequence TTGACCGAAGAACATTACAACGAGCCCGTTAAGGGATTTAACGTCTCCAAATTATTACTTATTCTCGGCCTGGCCGTGCTGCTGTGCGGTGAAGGCTATTTTGGCTACAGGCTACACAATCTTTCTGCGCAGCAAGAAGAAATTAAGGAAGATTACGCGAACATCAACAACATTACGCTTGGCCTGTTTTCTGTTGATCAATGGCAGGATAAAGTAGCCGGAATCATCAATCACCAGGTGCGGCATTTTAGTATGACGGCCAAACAAAAGAAGGACCTGCAGGTGGAAGTGCAGCAGATCATCCTGGCATTGATTAATAAAGCCGAAGCGCTGTTGGATAAAAAGCCAAAAACACTTGGCGGAAAATTAAAAAGGTTCGCCGTTAAAACCTTCGTAAATACTGATAAAATAAAAGCCCAGGTTCCCGGCTTTGCCAGAACCATTATTGCCAAGATTGACAATCCGGCCAACAAAAAACAGTTAAGTAACCTGGCTATGACCAAATTTACCCAGGTACAACATAGCGATTACCTGGACAGTGCAGCAAAGGCCAACCATGCTATGATAGCAAAAGCGTACCAAAAATATAACGTTGCGTCGCCGGATGAATTTAATAACAAGCTAACCAATTCATTGGAGAGCATCCGCACAACAACTTATGCTTATTCGTTTGCTATGCTGGGCTGCGTTGTAGTGGTTTTACTGCTATGGTGGCTTATGCGGAAAAGGGTTGAACTGCATGCGGCGCTTTTTATCATGTCGCTGTTGTTTGCTTTTATTTTGCTTGCTGTTGGTTTAACGGCATCTATGATAGAAGTTGATGCCCGCGTGCAATCCTTGGATTTTGTGCTATTGGGCGAGCCTGTAGTTTTTAAAAACCAGGTATTATTTTTCCAAAGTAAAAGTATCCTGGATGTGGTGGAAGTGCTGGTAAAACAACCCGCAGTAGATTCAATACTGGTAGGTATTCTCATCCTCGCCTTTAGTATCCTGTTTCCCATTATGAAGTTAAGCTCCACCGGCATTCATTTGTTGAGCAAACGCAAGCTAGCCGAGAACAGGATAATCAAATATTTTGCATTTCAATCGGGCAAATGGAGCATCGCAGATGTCATTGTGATTGCCATCTTAATGGTTTATATCGGCCTCAATGGTTTGCTGGAAAGCCAACTGGCCAACCTCAATATAAAAAGTGATAACCTGACAATCATCACAACAAATAATACGGCATTGCAGCCCGGTTATATCATCTTTATCAGCTTTGTGTTGTACGGTCTTATACTGTCAACCATACTTAAATTTATCACCCCGCACGATTCGCATTAG
- a CDS encoding MarR family transcriptional regulator, protein MDYLKLESQACFPVYALSRVFTAHYKPLLDNIGLTYPQYLVMMVIWQERQMSVKEIGEKLLLDSGTLTPLLKKLETKKLVSRIRSDRDERVVNISLTKSGEALKAKAVMIPELFKCSLDLSLSEITSLRDTVNLILEKTKQNNK, encoded by the coding sequence ATGGATTATTTAAAATTAGAAAGTCAAGCTTGTTTCCCCGTTTATGCCCTCTCGAGGGTTTTTACAGCGCATTATAAGCCTCTTTTAGATAATATAGGGCTTACGTATCCACAATACCTGGTTATGATGGTAATATGGCAGGAGCGGCAGATGTCTGTAAAGGAAATTGGCGAAAAGCTGTTGCTCGATTCAGGGACATTAACACCTTTACTCAAGAAATTGGAAACTAAAAAGTTGGTCAGCAGGATCAGAAGTGACCGGGACGAGCGGGTGGTGAACATTAGCCTCACCAAAAGCGGTGAAGCACTTAAAGCAAAAGCGGTAATGATACCTGAACTGTTTAAATGTAGTCTTGATCTGAGCCTATCAGAAATTACTTCACTGAGAGATACAGTCAATCTCATTTTAGAAAAAACAAAACAAAATAACAAATAA
- a CDS encoding organic hydroperoxide resistance protein, with product MSVKPIYTAIATATGGRNGQVVSSDEVLKFETRMPKELGGSGGAYTNPEQLFAAGYAACFDSALNLVIKNEKVKTGVTAVRAEVGIGSDNAGGFALVISLTVNVPEVDQDTAQALVNKAHQICPYSNATRGNVEVSLATSILLAEEFAA from the coding sequence ATGTCGGTTAAACCAATTTACACAGCAATAGCTACCGCAACGGGCGGAAGAAACGGACAAGTAGTATCGTCTGACGAAGTATTAAAATTCGAAACAAGAATGCCTAAGGAACTGGGTGGTAGTGGTGGCGCATACACTAATCCTGAACAATTATTTGCCGCAGGCTACGCAGCCTGTTTTGACAGTGCTCTTAATCTTGTAATAAAAAATGAGAAGGTAAAAACAGGTGTAACTGCGGTGCGTGCTGAGGTGGGTATCGGATCAGACAACGCGGGCGGATTTGCTTTGGTAATAAGCTTAACCGTGAACGTGCCGGAAGTTGATCAGGACACCGCCCAAGCTTTAGTTAATAAAGCTCACCAGATTTGCCCATATTCAAATGCTACCCGGGGCAACGTTGAAGTATCACTTGCTACGTCCATTTTATTAGCAGAAGAATTTGCTGCTTAA
- a CDS encoding ABC transporter substrate-binding protein — MKLIKPFLTLSIALMAFSCAPKKTGVPVVGFVEALEDATLSQAKNGFVAALKDKGFSTEKKNIEIRFANAQQNIPTLTTIVNQFVSDKVDLLATSTTLSTVAAIQKTKTIPIFQMVSPTPERMKVADASGKGPANLFGTMEDLSYIDTSFALIPKLLKPKGARLSIGMIYNQSEPQSADALSRIQSLAAKLNVKVIALPLNSSADAQLVTQALLAKNIDAFFANPDNTVFSAFETILKSCNEKNTPIFTSEAGLVQRGAVAAFGADIYQWGYQSGVQAAQFLKTHQTEGLKLEMVKVRKRVYNPTAAKKYNITVPADFIALK; from the coding sequence ATGAAACTTATCAAGCCCTTTTTAACCTTATCAATAGCGTTAATGGCGTTTTCATGCGCACCAAAAAAAACAGGTGTACCTGTTGTGGGATTTGTGGAAGCGTTAGAGGACGCGACACTTTCCCAGGCAAAAAATGGTTTTGTTGCTGCGCTTAAAGACAAGGGATTTAGCACTGAAAAGAAAAATATAGAGATTAGATTCGCCAACGCTCAGCAAAATATCCCCACATTAACTACGATAGTTAATCAGTTTGTATCAGATAAGGTTGATCTGCTGGCTACCTCCACCACGCTTTCAACCGTGGCTGCTATCCAGAAAACCAAAACCATCCCTATTTTTCAGATGGTATCGCCAACGCCAGAGCGGATGAAGGTGGCTGATGCTAGTGGCAAGGGCCCCGCAAACCTGTTTGGCACCATGGAGGATTTAAGCTATATAGACACATCTTTTGCTTTGATTCCTAAATTGCTGAAGCCTAAAGGTGCCCGGCTTTCTATCGGGATGATCTATAACCAATCGGAACCGCAATCTGCCGACGCGTTGAGCAGGATCCAAAGCTTAGCTGCCAAACTGAATGTAAAGGTTATTGCCCTGCCATTAAACTCATCTGCCGATGCACAGCTGGTTACGCAGGCGCTGCTGGCAAAAAATATCGATGCCTTTTTTGCCAACCCTGATAATACGGTATTTTCGGCTTTTGAAACTATCCTGAAAAGCTGTAATGAAAAGAATACCCCCATATTTACCAGTGAGGCCGGTTTGGTGCAACGTGGTGCAGTGGCTGCCTTTGGTGCAGATATTTATCAATGGGGGTACCAAAGCGGTGTGCAGGCAGCGCAGTTTCTAAAAACGCATCAAACAGAAGGATTGAAACTGGAAATGGTGAAAGTGCGCAAGCGTGTTTACAACCCTACCGCGGCCAAAAAATACAACATTACTGTTCCGGCTGACTTTATTGCACTTAAATAA
- a CDS encoding ABC transporter permease yields the protein MDFYLTALIQGLCYAGIAFGIYISMKIFNIPDITTDGSYTLGGAVTGIMLTQHQPGYVVLLAVIVAGALAGALTGIIHTKLKINALLAGILVMTALYSVNLTILGRSNLPLLNVNTLYSAVIFITDPNHNSLIVLLVFVALLTLLIGYVLKTDFGMAMRATGNSEPMIRALGVNTDRMKITGLAIANALTALSGYLISQQQGFADINMGIGSVIIGLGSVIIAETIINWLQITSVWLSLLLVLAGAIIFQFVLAITLSIGVNPNMLKIVTALFVFLIVGLPRLTQRTE from the coding sequence ATGGATTTTTACCTAACCGCCCTCATACAGGGATTATGCTATGCGGGGATTGCCTTTGGCATTTACATCTCTATGAAGATCTTTAATATCCCGGATATTACCACCGATGGCAGCTATACTCTTGGCGGCGCAGTGACAGGTATAATGCTTACCCAACATCAACCCGGTTATGTGGTTCTGTTAGCTGTGATCGTAGCGGGGGCGCTGGCCGGTGCGCTAACGGGAATTATTCATACCAAGCTCAAAATTAACGCTTTGCTCGCCGGTATTTTAGTAATGACGGCGCTCTACTCCGTTAACTTAACCATACTGGGTCGATCAAATCTTCCTTTGCTTAACGTTAATACGCTGTATTCGGCCGTTATATTCATTACCGATCCCAATCACAATTCACTAATAGTTTTGCTGGTTTTTGTGGCTTTGCTTACGCTGCTAATCGGCTATGTATTGAAAACCGATTTTGGCATGGCTATGCGGGCTACAGGTAATAGTGAGCCGATGATCCGTGCGCTCGGGGTAAACACCGACAGGATGAAAATAACAGGACTTGCTATAGCCAATGCGCTAACTGCCCTTAGCGGCTACCTCATTTCGCAACAACAGGGTTTCGCGGATATCAATATGGGCATAGGCAGCGTTATTATCGGCCTGGGTTCTGTTATTATAGCCGAGACTATTATCAACTGGCTGCAAATAACATCGGTATGGCTAAGCCTTTTGCTGGTGCTGGCAGGGGCAATCATCTTTCAGTTTGTGCTGGCCATAACACTCAGTATCGGTGTAAATCCCAACATGCTTAAAATTGTTACTGCTCTTTTTGTATTTCTTATTGTGGGCTTACCGCGCTTAACTCAACGCACCGAATGA
- a CDS encoding amidohydrolase, which yields MDNLKVTVYQGYLFWENIDKNLQNISLRLSGIREKTNLIILPEMFNTGFTMNAEALAEPMSGKTMVWMHATAQKYECVVTGTLIIKEGDQYYNRLIWMRPDGSYEKYDKHHLFALGKEHHTYTAGTEKLIVELNGWKIRPVICYDLRFPVWLRNVDEDYDVLMVVANWPEKRALHWRTLIPARAVENQSYVIAVNRVGHDGNEVYHSGDSTCIDPNGNVVYYKRDEEDVYTFSIIYDEVTKIRRALPFLKDADQFTIDGLD from the coding sequence ATGGATAATCTTAAAGTTACTGTATATCAGGGATATTTATTTTGGGAAAACATAGATAAAAACCTGCAGAATATCTCGCTAAGGTTATCTGGTATCCGCGAAAAAACTAACCTCATTATATTGCCGGAAATGTTTAATACCGGCTTTACCATGAATGCTGAAGCCCTGGCCGAGCCCATGAGTGGTAAAACCATGGTATGGATGCATGCTACGGCACAAAAGTATGAATGCGTTGTGACCGGAACCCTTATTATTAAAGAAGGTGATCAATATTATAACCGCCTAATTTGGATGCGACCGGATGGCAGCTACGAAAAATACGATAAACACCATCTTTTTGCTTTAGGCAAGGAACACCATACCTACACTGCCGGTACAGAAAAATTAATTGTTGAACTCAACGGCTGGAAAATCCGCCCGGTGATCTGTTACGATTTGCGCTTCCCTGTTTGGCTTCGTAATGTTGATGAAGATTATGATGTTTTAATGGTAGTAGCTAACTGGCCGGAAAAACGTGCCCTTCACTGGCGCACACTTATCCCCGCCCGCGCCGTTGAAAATCAAAGTTATGTTATAGCCGTTAACCGGGTTGGCCACGATGGCAATGAGGTTTATCACTCCGGCGACTCCACATGTATAGATCCTAACGGCAATGTAGTTTACTACAAACGGGATGAAGAAGACGTTTATACTTTCTCCATCATTTACGACGAAGTGACGAAAATTCGCCGAGCCCTTCCCTTCCTTAAGGATGCAGACCAATTCACGATAGACGGTTTAGATTAA
- a CDS encoding ABC transporter ATP-binding protein: MITLNNISKTFNSGKANQVSALSNIDLTINAGEFVVIVGSNGSGKTTLLNLVAGTAFPSTGTITIEQNDVTKLQDYQRSKWIARIFQNPMLGTAADLSIIDNFRLAALRTQNKGLSIGKTEAFKKQVREKIATLGMGLEDKTEQPIGTLSGGQRQALTLLMSVMDDCKILLLDEPTAALDPKSAERVMRTADDLIKEYRLTAVLVTHNLRDAGNYGNRVIQMGEGKILRDLAAVEKSKLKQADLFEWFG, translated from the coding sequence ATGATCACTTTAAATAACATTAGCAAAACTTTTAATAGTGGAAAAGCCAATCAGGTAAGTGCACTTAGCAATATTGATCTTACGATCAATGCAGGCGAATTTGTCGTGATTGTTGGATCTAACGGCTCCGGCAAAACTACTTTGCTTAATCTGGTTGCTGGGACGGCCTTTCCAAGCACCGGTACCATCACCATCGAACAAAACGACGTTACCAAACTGCAAGATTACCAGCGCAGCAAATGGATAGCCCGGATTTTCCAAAATCCAATGCTCGGGACAGCTGCTGATCTCAGTATTATCGATAACTTTCGCTTGGCTGCATTACGCACGCAAAACAAGGGCCTCAGTATAGGCAAAACCGAAGCATTTAAAAAACAGGTGCGCGAAAAAATAGCCACATTGGGGATGGGGCTCGAAGATAAAACCGAACAGCCGATAGGTACGCTATCCGGCGGCCAGCGACAGGCGCTTACACTTTTAATGAGTGTGATGGATGATTGTAAGATCTTGTTGTTGGATGAACCTACAGCGGCTCTCGACCCCAAATCTGCCGAGCGGGTAATGCGTACGGCGGACGATCTCATTAAAGAATATAGGCTAACCGCCGTATTGGTTACGCATAATTTAAGGGATGCCGGTAATTACGGTAACCGAGTTATACAGATGGGAGAAGGGAAAATATTGAGAGATCTTGCTGCCGTAGAAAAGTCCAAATTAAAGCAAGCCGACCTGTTTGAATGGTTCGGGTAA
- a CDS encoding transporter, producing MKRLLLFLIGFAGSLKGFSQAPPANQTYNFSVAEAVDYAYQHRDSVVNAGLDVKAADFRVKEIIGQGFPQIDGTASITDYLKIPTTLLPGEIFGAPGTFIPVKFGVKYQSNLGVNASQLIFDPSYIVGLQGRKTYKELYNRAYNSSKIQMNVTVTKAYYQLLVNLEQVKLLDANIAQLKQQVDQTTAQNKQGFVEKIDVDRISVQYNNLITTRENTLRLLALNYQVLKFQIGMPIDYNLILKDKLADVKLEDAAVEAVTDTTLYKNRIEYGILESNLQLNKFDLKRIKGQFLPTLRANASYASSYQNNSFGNLYSTSFPSSYIGLTLNVPIFSGFQRTNRVKQSQITVLKAQNSLEQAKNGLNLMGSMAKTNYFNGLQTLNNQKRSQELAREVLRVSKIKYQQGVGSSIEVTQAQTALEDADNKYIQGLYDALLSKVDLDRAYGKIQ from the coding sequence ATGAAACGACTATTACTATTTCTAATTGGTTTCGCCGGGAGCTTAAAAGGCTTTTCGCAAGCACCGCCAGCTAATCAAACGTATAATTTTAGCGTTGCCGAAGCCGTTGACTACGCATACCAGCATCGCGATTCGGTTGTTAATGCAGGTTTGGATGTTAAAGCTGCCGATTTCAGAGTGAAAGAAATCATCGGTCAGGGCTTCCCGCAGATTGATGGAACGGCATCGATCACCGATTACCTCAAGATCCCAACCACTTTACTTCCCGGTGAAATTTTTGGCGCTCCGGGTACCTTTATTCCTGTAAAATTTGGTGTGAAATATCAATCCAACCTGGGCGTTAACGCAAGTCAGTTAATTTTTGATCCAAGTTACATAGTTGGTTTGCAGGGGCGCAAAACCTACAAAGAACTTTACAACCGGGCATACAACAGTTCAAAGATCCAGATGAATGTTACTGTTACCAAAGCTTATTATCAATTGTTGGTCAACCTGGAGCAGGTGAAGTTACTGGATGCCAACATCGCCCAGTTAAAACAACAAGTAGACCAAACTACCGCTCAAAATAAACAGGGATTTGTAGAAAAAATAGATGTAGACAGGATAAGCGTTCAATACAACAACCTGATTACCACGCGTGAAAATACTTTAAGGTTACTGGCTTTAAATTATCAGGTCTTAAAATTCCAGATTGGGATGCCTATTGATTATAATTTAATCTTGAAGGATAAACTGGCAGATGTTAAACTGGAGGATGCAGCCGTTGAGGCAGTAACTGATACTACCCTGTATAAAAACAGAATAGAATACGGTATACTTGAATCTAACCTACAGCTCAACAAATTTGATTTAAAAAGAATTAAAGGTCAGTTTTTACCTACTTTAAGAGCAAATGCCTCTTATGCTTCTTCCTACCAAAATAATTCATTCGGTAATCTTTACAGTACCAGTTTTCCATCCAGTTATATCGGGCTAACTTTAAACGTGCCGATCTTTAGCGGTTTTCAGCGGACTAACAGAGTAAAGCAATCTCAAATTACCGTATTGAAGGCACAAAATAGTTTGGAGCAAGCTAAAAATGGTTTAAACTTGATGGGGAGTATGGCCAAAACCAATTATTTCAATGGTTTACAAACACTTAATAACCAAAAGCGTAGCCAGGAACTGGCACGAGAAGTATTGCGTGTTTCAAAAATAAAATATCAGCAGGGAGTAGGGAGCAGTATAGAGGTTACTCAGGCCCAAACAGCTCTTGAAGATGCCGATAATAAGTATATACAGGGTTTATATGACGCCTTACTCAGCAAGGTTGATCTTGACAGGGCCTACGGAAAAATTCAATAA